One genomic segment of Leishmania braziliensis MHOM/BR/75/M2904 complete genome, chromosome 7 includes these proteins:
- a CDS encoding putative tRNA-methyl transferase: MTRSPLRIAIGLSGGVDSAVAALVLERCVHTALDVAALRCFGGPRAPPPPLPTLRAAVDARIPLHELLGKLVTPGKRDSRVAGCDATPVQYTPFFMHNWHDDKAASGWCVRAQVDYDDAQQVAKTLDLLPRDGTPLPSYDFSSEYAEQCFERMLDAYAVGHTLNVDVLCNSKIKFGALTRALRRTGSAFSETLLATGHYARTWNLSRGDHGGSNERQPVLLVRPCSAGRDLNDQSVFLSRVPPSALASAIFPLGHLFTCKADVRALATHSFGHSGGMAAVAHIPQKKTSTGICFVGPPSAVTRAGNTSCSSCFPSFLNEYLPPPRPPLLQSTHTAFCDAVTGEELFVPGDTATHATDALPQSIVGRLSHSPPFGALREDYPGCLPAYAFTLGQRVRLCRRTADGRGREAVHYVAGKVLAPLPPSALSDGKVPPVRVLAEVQVVAEWNNALLYTSQATVASLRWWLPLPVLHQRAATCHMHRIYRLRCHCCTRHQEALQPATVEWEAADEEVSADAEVRVTRARVHFDAPLRAITPGQALVAYTSILALEEGWTTGHNASHGDAEPFPPETMAVIGSGWVVPSDSPLPSGPSLR; encoded by the coding sequence ATGACGcgctcgccgctgcgcatcgccatcgGACTCTCTGGCGGTgtcgacagcgccgtcgccgccctcGTGCTGGAGCGCTGCGTTCACACCGCACTCGACGTCGCAGCGCTTCGCTGCTTTGGCGGGCCACGcgccccgccgccacctctgcccaCGCTACGGGCGGCGGTTGATGCACGCATACCGCTCCACGAACTGCTCGGCAAGCTCGTTACTCCAGGCAAGCGGGACAGTCGAGTTGCAGGCTGCGACGCCACTCCGGTGCAGTACACCCCATTTTTCATGCACAACTGGCACGATGATAAGGCAGCCTCGGGATGGTGTGTACGGGCCCAAGTCGACTACGACGacgcgcagcaggtggcaAAGACGCTGGACCTCCTTCCCCGCGACGGCACACCTTTGCCATCGTACGACTTCTCCAGCGAGTACGCCGAGCAGTGCTTTGAGCGCATGTTGGACGCCTATGCCGTAGGACACACACTCAACGTGGATGTACTCTGCAACAGCAAGATCAAATTCGGCGCCTTGACGCGTGCGCTACGTCGTACGGGATCTGCCTTCAGTGAGACGCTCCTCGCCACTGGTCACTATGCGCGCACGTGGAACCTTTCGCGTGGTGACCACGGTGGGAGTAATGAGAGACAACCGGTGTTGCTCGTGCGGCCGTGCTCTGCCGGGCGCGACCTCAACGATCAGTCAGTTTTTCTATCTCGAGTGCCGCCGTCTGCCCTGGCCAGCGCCATCTTTCCTCTTGGCCACCTCTTCACGTGCAAGGCGGACGTGCGTGCACTGGCAACTCACAGCTTCGGACACAGCGGTGgcatggcggcggtggcgcacaTCCCCCAGAAGAAGACCAGCACGGGGATCTGCTTTGTCGGGCCACCCTCCGCTGTCACGCGTGCCGGCAATACATCGTGTAGCTCGTgctttccctccttcctgAACGAGTACCTCCCGCCCCCGCGACCACCGCTCTTGCAATCGACCCACACAGCGTTCTGCGACGCCGTGACAGGGGAGGAGCTGTTCGTGCCTGGAGACACGGCGACGCACGCCACCGACGCACTACCGCAGTCCATCGTGGGCCGTCTATCTCATAGTCCGCCGTTCGGCGCCCTCCGGGAAGACTATCCGGGCTGCCTGCCAGCCTACGCCTTCACTCTCGGCcagcgtgtgcgtctctgccgccgcactGCAGATGGGCGAGGACGCGAGGCGGTCCACTACGTTGCTGGCAAGGTGCTGGCTCCTCTGCCCCCTTCAGCTTTGAGTGATGGCAAAGTGCCGCCCGTACGTGTGCTGGCAGAGGTGCAGGTGGTTGCCGAGTGGAACAACGCACTGTTGTACACCTCTCAAGCTACGGTCGCGTCACTGCGCTGGTGGCTACCGCTGCCCGTGCTGCATCAGCGCGCTGCAACCTGCCACATGCACAGAATCTATCGACTGCGATGCCATTGCTGCACGCGGCACCAAGAAGCACTGCAGCCAGCGACGGTGGAGTGGGAGGCGGCGGACGAGGAAGTCAGCGCAGACGCGGAGGTGCGTGTTACGCGTGCTCGCGTACACTTCGATGCCCCCCTTCGCGCCATTACGCCAGGCCAAGCGCTGGTGGCGTACACGTCCATCTTGGCGCTCGAAGAAGGGTGGACGACGGGACATAACGCGTCCCACGGTGACGCGGAGCCGTTTCCGCCTGAGACGATGGCTGTGATCGGGTCTGGTTGGGTCGTGCCGTCTGACTCCCCGCTGCCTAGcggcccctctctccgttag
- a CDS encoding pitrilysin-like metalloprotease, whose translation MLRSSVQCLARCMSRREDLVFSSMHGFTLLKTRRIDGLHLVAYEMEHVRTGALYYHVDVEDSNNTFCIGFRTPAENSKGTSHVLEHTTLCGSRKYPVRDPFFMMLKRSLSSFMNAMTGPDYTLYPFSTTNRKDFQNLLDVYLDAVLHPLLREEDFKQEGHRVELEEKLADSEGAASQTQKRTRRLINNGVVFNEMRGVVSDPSNHFVHSVMRTILPRTHYTYTSGGYPPDILELRYDELLSFHRRHYHPSNSITFTYGSLHPESHMAALNSYFSSFERAVPVLVPTLADQHRFTEPQLVQLEGPLDAMGNPQRQKRVAVSYAVPKENNKLEDVVALSVLDSLLSSGPSSPMFKNLIESQIGSKYAPMQGYAFYLSSPIITYGVAGVDEGRAHVEAEVLQAVESALRTAQKEGFDERRVRSVIFQEELQHRHRSADYGLNTCTGLCAMGLCRAQNNPLDFIDWLPHLRRLRDDNAASLLPRIESHLLSNPHRAVVSVSAKKEYLSKLQDQLKEADEVVNASATEIDKDRVEKETREWLQRLRSAQPHDVLPTLRIDDIPTESFAEPVPRRSSLSNTNGQVFTITHPTNGLVYVHGLIPFHTSLTSAMEHGELAQVPQNVMLLESLIGRTGAGNLSYKEHSIAAKLACSGFGFAPLLNESYLHKSTTITGTSYSFYTTTEQLKEALDLLSVTLLEPRVNADDADVYSCALSRLKMACSSAIQSLQAEGNRYAVIRAVAELTRRGELREHWLGLSQSTHASEMLEKLQGCPEVSREAVRTLLADYAIFAREMATDMSRSLIWATCEDAHREEVERMLKEFLDMFPRTASAARTHLLLPPSSEAKGIQQIIKKLPIDTSFVGLAMPNELKWESHDQARVRVGCTLLCNEYLHRRVREEGGAYGSNCSATLHGEVGGVSMSSYRDPTPELTAKVFLEAGDWLADRKNVTAERVSEAKLRLFSSIDSPYAADSYGEAYFYNDLRQSRKQAMRDALLSVTPEDVVNAAHYFKPQSPTIISILQPTGESSDVAAVQPEAS comes from the coding sequence atgctgcgcagctcggTACAATGTCTGGCGCGGTGCATGAGCAGGCGTGAAGACCTCGTCTTCAGCAGCATGCACGGCTTCACGCTGCTCAAGACCCGACGTATTGATGGCCTGCACCTCGTGGCGTATGAAATGGAGCACGTCCGCACCGGCGCCCTCTACTACCACGTCGACGTGGAGGACAGCAACAACACTTTCTGCATCGGCTTCCGAACACCGGCGGAGAACAGCAAGGGCACCTCCCACGTGCTGGAGCACACGACACTGTGCGGCAGCCGGAAGTATCCGGTGCGGGATCCCTTCTTCATGATGCTCAAGCGCTCCCTCAGCTCTTTCATGAACGCCATGACCGGCCCCGACTACACGTTGTACCCCTTCTCAACAACTAATCGCAAAGACTTTCAGAACCTTCTCGACGTCTACCTCGACGCCGTCCTTCAtccactgctgcgcgaggaggacTTCAAGCAGGAGGGCCACCGAGTGGAACTCGAGGAGAAGTTGGCGGACAGCGAAGGTGCCGCTTCGCAGACGCAAAAGCGCACACGCCGGCTTATCAACAACGGCGTTGTTTTCAATGAGATGCGCGGCGTTGTGTCGGACCCCAGCAACCACTTTGTGCACTCCGTAATGCGCACCATACTGCCGCGCACGCACTATACCTACACATCCGGCGGCTACCCTCCCGACATTCTGGAACTCCGATACGATGAGCTCCTGTCCTTCCACAGGCGCCACTATCACCCAAGCAACAGCATCACCTTCACGTACGGCAGTCTGCACCCTGAGTCGCACATGGCAGCGCTGAACTCATATTTTTCGAGCTTCGAACGCGCGGTGCCGGTCTTAGTGCCGACGCTCGCGGACCAACATCGCTTCACGGAGCCACAACTCGTGCAGCTGGAGGGGCCTCTGGACGCCATGGGCAATCCACAGCGGCAGAAACGAGTTGCCGTCTCCTACGCGGTACCGAAGGAGAATAACAAGCTGGAGGATGTGGTGGCGCTCAGCGTGCTGGATAGCCTTCTTTCGAGTGGTCCCAGCTCCCCCATGTTCAAGAACCTGATCGAGTCGCAGATTGGCAGCAAGTACGCCCCGATGCAGGGGTACGCCTTCTACCTGTCCTCCCCGATCATCACCTACGGCGTGGCCGGCGTGGATGAGGGGCGGGCGCACGTAGAGgctgaggtgctgcaggcggtggagTCTGCTCTCCGCACAGCGCAAAAGGAAGGCTTCGACGAGCGACGCGTGCGCTCCGTTATCTTccaggaggagctgcagcaccgtcaccggTCTGCCGATTACGGTCTCAACACGTGCACCGGTCTGTGTGCGATGGGTCTGTGCCGGGCACAGAACAACCCGCTGGACTTTATCGATTGGCTGCCGCACCTCCGGCGACTGAGGGACGACAATgcggcctcgctgctgccgcgcatcGAGTCGCATCTGTTGAGCAACCCCCACCGCGCCGTCGTGTCTGTGTCAGCCAAGAAGGAGTATCTGAGCAAGTTGCAGGAtcagctgaaggaggcggaCGAGGTGGTGAACGCGTCGGCGACGGAGATCGACAAGGACCGggtggagaaagagacgaGGGAGTGGCTCCAACGCCTCCGTTCGGCGCAGCCACACGACGTTCTACCCACCCTGCGCATTGACGATATTCCCACCGAGTCGTTTGCGGAGCCCGTGCCGCGTCGCAGCTCTCTCTCGAACACCAACGGCCAGGTGTTCACAATAACACACCCGACTAATGGCCTCGTGTACGTGCATGGACTTATCCCCTTCCACACATCTCTTACCAGTGCAATGGAGCACGGCGAGctggcgcaggtgccgcaGAACGTAATGCTGCTGGAATCACTGATCGGTCGCACGGGTGCCGGAAATCTCTCCTACAAAGAGCACTCCATTGCGGCGAAGCTGGCGTGCAGCGGGTTCGGCTTTGCGCCACTGCTGAATGAGTCGTACCTGCACAAGAGCACCACCATCACGGGCACCAGCTACAGCTTCTACACAACCACagagcagctgaaggaggctCTGGACTTGTTAAGCGTGACACTGCTAGAGCCACGCGTCAacgccgacgacgccgaTGTCTACTCCTGTGCGCTGTCGAGACTCAAGATGGCATGCTCGTCGGCAATCCAGTCTCTGCAGGCGGAGGGCAACCGCTACGCCGTCATCCGTGCCGTAGCAGAGCTCACCCGGCGCGGCGAGCTGCGCGAACACTGGTTGGGGCTCTCTCAGTCCACTCACGCGTCGGAGATGCTTGAAAAGCTTCAGGGGTGTCCGGAAGTGAGCCGCGAGGCCGTGCGCACACTGCTGGCCGACTACGCCATCTTTGCGCGGGAGATGGCGACCGACATGTCGCGCAGTCTTATCTGGGCAACCTGCGAGGATGCGCACcgtgaggaggtggagcggaTGCTGAAGGAGTTCCTCGATATGTTCCCGCGGACAGCCTCtgccgcgcgcacgcacctgCTTCTGCCTCCAAGCTCTGAGGCGAAGGGGATTCAGCAGATCATCAAGAAGCTGCCGATCGACACGTCCTTTGTGGGACTGGCTATGCCGAATGAGTTGAAGTGGGAGAGCCACGACCAGGCACGGGTGCGGGTGGGTTGCACTCTGCTCTGCAACGAGTACCTGCATCGCCGCGTGCGAGAAGAGGGTGGCGCGTACGGCTCCAATTGCAGCGCTACGCTCCACGGCGAGGTGGGCGGCGTGTCGATGTCAAGCTACCGCGACCCCACCCCAGAACTCACTGCCAAGGTCTTCCTCGAGGCTGGCGATTGGCTCGCCGACCGGAAGAACGTCACGGCCGAACGCGTAAGTgaggcgaagctgcgccttttctcttctaTCGACTCTCCATATGCGGCGGACTCGTACGGTGAGGCGTACTTCTATAATGATCTGCGGCAGAGCAGAAAGCAAGCCATGCGCGATGCCCTGCTGTCCGTGACACCAGAAGACGTTGTGAATGCGGCCCACTATTTCAAGCCTCAATCCCCCACTATCATCAGCATTCTACAACCCACAGGCGAGTCGAGCGATGTCGCCGCGGTACAACCCGAGGCCTCGTAA